From a region of the Rhodococcus sp. 4CII genome:
- the secG gene encoding preprotein translocase subunit SecG, whose translation MELFLDILLVVTSLLLILLVLLHRGKGGGLSSLFGGGVQSSLSGSTVVEKNLDRLTVFTGLVWLIAIIGIGLEIKFG comes from the coding sequence ATGGAACTGTTCCTGGATATCTTGCTGGTGGTCACCAGCTTGCTGCTGATTCTGCTGGTGCTGCTGCACCGCGGTAAGGGCGGCGGTCTGTCCAGCCTGTTCGGCGGCGGCGTCCAGTCGAGCCTGTCCGGTTCCACCGTCGTCGAGAAGAACCTCGACCGGCTCACCGTCTTCACCGGTCTGGTGTGGTTGATCGCGATCATCGGCATCGGCCTAGAGATCAAGTTCGGCTGA
- the tpiA gene encoding triose-phosphate isomerase: MARKPLIAGNWKMNLNHLEAIALVQKIAFSLPAKYFDKVDVTVIPPFTDIRSVQTLVEGDKLLLTYGAQDVSAHDSGAFTGEISGSMLAKLGCTFVVVGHSERRTLHCEDNDTVLAKAKAALKNGLTPIVCIGEGLDVREAGEHVSYNVEQLRGSLAGLSAEDIAKVVIAYEPVWAIGTGRVASAADAQEVCAAIRATLGELASPAVASGVRVLYGGSVNAKNVGEIVGQTDVDGALVGGASLKADEFATLSAIAAGGPLP; the protein is encoded by the coding sequence ATGGCACGGAAGCCGCTGATCGCCGGCAACTGGAAGATGAATCTGAACCACCTCGAGGCCATCGCGCTGGTGCAGAAGATCGCCTTCTCGCTCCCGGCGAAGTACTTCGACAAGGTCGACGTGACGGTGATCCCGCCGTTCACCGACATCCGCAGCGTGCAGACCCTCGTCGAGGGCGACAAGCTCCTGCTCACCTACGGTGCGCAGGACGTGTCGGCCCATGATTCGGGCGCGTTCACCGGCGAGATCAGCGGCTCCATGCTGGCCAAGCTGGGCTGCACGTTCGTCGTCGTCGGGCACTCGGAGCGCCGGACCCTGCACTGCGAGGACAACGACACCGTGCTGGCCAAGGCGAAGGCCGCGCTGAAGAACGGCCTCACCCCGATCGTGTGCATCGGTGAGGGACTCGACGTCCGCGAGGCCGGCGAGCACGTCTCCTACAACGTCGAGCAGCTGCGGGGTTCGCTCGCCGGGCTGTCCGCCGAGGACATCGCCAAGGTCGTCATCGCGTACGAGCCGGTGTGGGCCATCGGGACCGGTCGCGTGGCCAGTGCCGCGGACGCGCAGGAAGTCTGCGCGGCGATCCGGGCCACGCTCGGTGAGCTCGCCTCCCCGGCGGTCGCGTCCGGTGTCCGCGTGCTCTACGGCGGCAGCGTCAACGCGAAGAACGTCGGCGAGATCGTCGGTCAGACGGACGTGGACGGTGCCCTCGTGGGCGGCGCCTCGCTGAAGGCCGACGAGTTCGCGACGTTGTCGGCGATCGCCGCGGGCGGACCTCTGCCGTAA
- a CDS encoding phosphoglycerate kinase — protein sequence MAVQTLDDLLNAGVEGRAVLVRSDLNVPLDGDRITDPGRIIASAPTLKALAEAGAKVIVTAHLGRPKGEPDPQYSLAPVAVKLAEVLGRNVQLAGDVVGQDALARSEGLTDGDVLLLENIRFDPRETSKDEAERMKLAKALVELVGDDGAFVSDGFGVVHRAQASVYEVAKLLPHYAGKLVEAEIKVLGKLTEESERPYAVVLGGSKVSDKLAVIEALAPKVDTLVIGGGMYYTFLAAQGVSVGNSLCEESMIDTCKALLEQYADVIHIPQDVVIADSFSADAESKIVSVLEIPDGWMGLDIGPQSVRRFAAILTSAKTVFWNGPMGVFEFEKFAAGTKGVAEAIIEATSKGAYSVVGGGDSAAAVRQLGLPEDGFSHISTGGGASLEYLEGKELPGIAVLEG from the coding sequence GTGGCAGTTCAGACTCTCGACGATCTGCTGAACGCTGGGGTGGAGGGGCGTGCCGTGCTGGTGCGCTCCGACCTCAACGTTCCGCTCGACGGTGACCGGATCACCGATCCCGGGCGCATCATCGCTTCCGCACCGACGCTGAAGGCGTTGGCGGAGGCGGGCGCCAAGGTCATCGTCACCGCCCATCTGGGTCGCCCCAAGGGCGAGCCCGACCCACAGTATTCCCTCGCGCCGGTGGCGGTGAAGCTCGCCGAGGTGCTGGGACGCAACGTCCAGCTCGCCGGCGACGTCGTCGGGCAGGATGCGCTGGCACGTTCGGAGGGGCTCACCGACGGAGACGTTCTCCTGCTGGAGAACATCCGCTTCGACCCGCGGGAGACCAGCAAGGACGAGGCCGAGCGGATGAAGCTCGCGAAGGCCCTCGTCGAACTCGTCGGCGACGACGGTGCATTCGTGTCCGACGGATTCGGTGTCGTGCACCGCGCGCAGGCGTCGGTGTACGAGGTGGCGAAGCTGCTGCCGCACTACGCCGGCAAACTCGTCGAGGCCGAGATCAAGGTGCTCGGCAAGCTCACCGAGGAGTCCGAGCGGCCGTACGCGGTCGTGCTGGGCGGCTCCAAGGTGTCGGACAAGCTCGCGGTGATCGAGGCGCTGGCACCGAAGGTCGACACCCTCGTCATCGGTGGCGGCATGTACTACACGTTCCTCGCGGCGCAGGGCGTCTCGGTCGGCAACTCGCTGTGCGAGGAGTCGATGATCGACACGTGCAAGGCGCTGCTCGAGCAGTACGCCGACGTCATCCACATCCCGCAGGACGTGGTCATCGCCGATTCGTTCTCGGCCGACGCCGAGTCCAAGATCGTGTCGGTGCTCGAGATCCCGGACGGCTGGATGGGTCTCGACATCGGACCGCAATCGGTTCGCCGGTTCGCGGCGATCCTGACCAGCGCGAAGACGGTGTTCTGGAACGGGCCGATGGGCGTGTTCGAGTTCGAGAAGTTCGCCGCGGGCACCAAGGGTGTCGCCGAGGCGATCATCGAGGCCACCTCGAAGGGCGCGTACAGCGTCGTCGGTGGCGGTGACTCCGCCGCGGCGGTACGCCAGCTCGGACTGCCCGAGGACGGGTTCTCGCACATCTCCACCGGAGGCGGCGCCTCCCTCGAGTACCTCGAGGGCAAGGAACTCCCCGGCATCGCAGTTCTGGAGGGCTGA
- the gap gene encoding type I glyceraldehyde-3-phosphate dehydrogenase, which produces MTVRVGVNGFGRIGRNFFRAVDAQKALGTTDIEIVAVNDLTDNATLAHLLKYDSILGRLPHDVSLEGEDTIVVGSQKIKALAIKEGPAALPWGDLGVDVVVESTGIFTDAAKAKGHLDAGAKKVIISAPAKGEDITIVMGVNDDKYDGSQNIISNASCTTNCLGPIAKVLDDEFGIVKGLMTTVHAYTQDQNLQDGPHSDLRRARAAALNVVPTGTGAAKAIGLVLPQLLGKLDGYALRVPIPTGSVTDLTANLKKSASVEDINAAMKAAAEGPLKGILKYTDAPIVSSDIVTDPHSSIFDSGLTKVIDDQAKIVSWYDNEWGYSNRLADLIGLVAKSL; this is translated from the coding sequence GTGACTGTCCGGGTAGGCGTAAACGGTTTCGGCCGTATCGGACGTAACTTCTTCAGGGCGGTGGACGCGCAGAAGGCGCTCGGAACCACCGACATCGAGATTGTGGCGGTCAACGACCTCACGGACAACGCTACGCTGGCGCATCTCCTGAAGTACGACTCCATCCTGGGTCGTCTCCCGCACGACGTCTCGCTCGAGGGCGAAGACACCATCGTCGTCGGAAGCCAGAAGATCAAGGCTCTCGCGATCAAGGAAGGCCCCGCGGCGCTTCCGTGGGGTGACCTGGGCGTCGACGTCGTCGTCGAATCCACCGGCATCTTCACCGACGCGGCCAAGGCGAAGGGCCACCTCGACGCCGGCGCCAAGAAGGTCATCATCTCCGCGCCCGCCAAGGGCGAGGACATCACCATCGTGATGGGCGTCAACGACGACAAGTACGACGGCAGCCAGAACATCATCTCCAACGCCTCGTGCACCACCAACTGCCTCGGCCCCATCGCCAAGGTGCTCGACGACGAGTTCGGCATCGTCAAGGGCCTGATGACCACGGTCCACGCCTACACGCAGGACCAGAACCTGCAGGACGGCCCGCACAGCGACCTGCGTCGCGCCCGCGCCGCCGCGCTGAACGTGGTCCCCACCGGCACCGGTGCCGCCAAGGCCATCGGTCTGGTCCTCCCGCAGCTGCTCGGCAAGCTGGACGGCTACGCGCTGCGCGTCCCGATCCCCACGGGCTCGGTCACCGACCTCACCGCGAACCTGAAGAAGTCCGCCAGCGTCGAAGACATCAACGCCGCGATGAAGGCTGCCGCCGAGGGACCGCTCAAGGGAATCCTGAAGTACACGGACGCTCCGATCGTGTCGTCCGACATCGTCACCGACCCGCACAGCTCGATCTTCGACTCCGGCCTCACCAAGGTCATCGACGATCAGGCCAAGATCGTGTCCTGGTACGACAACGAGTGGGGTTACTCCAACCGTCTGGCCGACCTCATCGGTCTCGTCGCCAAGTCTCTCTGA
- the whiA gene encoding DNA-binding protein WhiA, whose translation MAMTAEVKDELSRLVVTHVSCRKAEVSSLLRFAGGLHIVGGRVVVEAEVDLGSTARRLRREIFDLFTYSADVHVLSAGGLRKSSRYIVRVAKEGEALARQTGLLDLRGRPVRGLPAQVVGGSVADAEAAWRGAFLAHGSLTEPGRSSALEVSCPGPEAALALVGAARRLGISAKAREVRGTDRVVIRDGEAIGALLTRMGAQDTRLVWEERRMRREVRATANRLANFDDANLRRSARAAVAAAARVERALDILGDEVPDHLAAAGHLRVEHRQASLEELGQLADPPMTKDAVAGRIRRLLSMADRKAKETGIPDTESAVTADLLDDA comes from the coding sequence GTGGCAATGACAGCAGAGGTCAAAGACGAACTCAGTCGTCTCGTCGTCACTCACGTGAGTTGCCGGAAGGCCGAGGTCTCGTCGCTGCTGCGGTTCGCAGGGGGATTGCACATCGTCGGTGGCCGGGTAGTGGTCGAGGCGGAGGTGGATCTGGGGTCCACGGCCCGGCGGCTGCGGCGCGAGATCTTCGATCTGTTCACCTACAGCGCCGACGTCCACGTCCTGAGCGCGGGCGGTCTGCGCAAATCGTCCCGGTACATCGTCCGGGTCGCGAAGGAAGGCGAGGCCCTCGCCCGCCAGACCGGTTTGCTCGACCTGCGGGGACGACCCGTGCGCGGGCTCCCCGCCCAGGTGGTCGGGGGCAGCGTCGCCGACGCGGAAGCGGCGTGGCGGGGCGCGTTCCTGGCCCACGGTTCGCTCACCGAGCCGGGACGGTCGTCCGCGCTCGAAGTCAGCTGCCCGGGTCCGGAGGCGGCGCTCGCACTGGTCGGGGCCGCTCGCAGGCTCGGAATCTCCGCGAAGGCCCGCGAGGTCCGCGGCACCGACCGGGTGGTGATCCGCGACGGCGAGGCCATCGGCGCGCTCCTCACCCGGATGGGCGCGCAGGACACCCGCCTCGTGTGGGAGGAACGCCGGATGCGCCGGGAGGTCCGGGCCACCGCGAACCGGCTCGCCAACTTCGACGACGCCAACCTGCGCCGCTCCGCCCGCGCGGCCGTTGCGGCCGCCGCACGAGTCGAGCGGGCGCTCGACATCCTGGGCGACGAGGTTCCCGACCACCTGGCGGCGGCGGGTCATCTCCGCGTGGAGCACCGGCAGGCGTCGCTCGAGGAACTCGGCCAGCTCGCCGACCCGCCGATGACGAAGGACGCGGTCGCCGGCCGCATCCGGCGGCTGCTGTCGATGGCGGACCGCAAGGCGAAGGAGACCGGGATCCCCGACACCGAGTCGGCGGTCACCGCAGACCTTCTCGACGACGCTTGA
- the yvcK gene encoding uridine diphosphate-N-acetylglucosamine-binding protein YvcK, translating into MRPVHVPPAIVALGGGHGLFATLSAARRLSRDVTAVVTVADDGGSSGRLRAELGVIPPGDLRMALAALAADDPEVQDWTDTIQHRFGGIGALAGHSVGNLILAGLTEVLGDPVAALDELARLLRIDGRVLPMSPIALDIEADVQGLEADPRVSRCIRGQVAVATTPGKVRRVRLLPANPPACPDAVRAIEAADMVVLGPGSWFSSVIPHVLVPELLDTLIATEARKVLVLNLAPEPGETAGFSTERHLHVLSQHAPELAVDFVVVDSGSVPPGREREHLARAAGQFQARVVYADVSEHGTHTHHAGKLASVLEQLWSDPDPGPRGSEVAATPEERESASWQ; encoded by the coding sequence ATGAGGCCGGTGCACGTGCCTCCTGCGATCGTCGCGCTCGGTGGGGGCCACGGGCTGTTTGCGACGCTCAGCGCCGCACGCCGGCTCAGCCGGGACGTCACGGCCGTCGTCACCGTCGCGGACGACGGCGGATCCTCGGGACGGCTGCGCGCAGAACTCGGTGTCATCCCGCCGGGCGATCTGCGGATGGCGCTCGCGGCGCTCGCCGCCGACGACCCCGAGGTGCAGGACTGGACCGACACCATCCAGCACCGCTTCGGCGGAATCGGCGCCCTCGCCGGACATTCGGTGGGCAACCTCATCCTGGCCGGCCTGACCGAGGTGCTCGGCGATCCGGTTGCCGCCCTGGACGAACTCGCGCGCCTGCTGCGGATCGACGGCCGGGTGCTGCCGATGTCACCGATCGCCCTCGACATCGAGGCGGACGTGCAGGGTCTCGAAGCGGACCCGCGCGTGAGCCGCTGCATCCGCGGGCAGGTCGCGGTCGCGACCACACCGGGCAAGGTGCGCCGGGTGCGGCTGCTGCCGGCCAACCCGCCCGCGTGCCCGGACGCGGTCCGGGCGATCGAGGCCGCCGACATGGTCGTCCTCGGGCCCGGATCGTGGTTCTCGAGCGTCATTCCGCACGTCCTCGTGCCGGAACTGCTCGACACGCTGATCGCCACCGAGGCGCGGAAGGTGCTGGTGCTCAACCTGGCTCCGGAACCGGGCGAGACCGCGGGATTCTCCACCGAGCGTCATCTGCACGTACTGTCCCAACACGCACCCGAACTGGCCGTCGACTTCGTCGTGGTCGACTCGGGTTCGGTGCCGCCGGGTCGCGAGCGTGAACACCTCGCCCGCGCCGCCGGACAGTTCCAGGCACGCGTCGTCTACGCCGACGTGTCGGAGCACGGCACCCACACGCATCATGCAGGCAAGCTTGCGTCCGTTCTCGAACAGCTCTGGAGCGACCCCGATCCGGGGCCTCGGGGGAGCGAAGTGGCCGCGACACCAGAGGAAAGGGAGAGCGCTTCGTGGCAATGA
- the rapZ gene encoding RNase adapter RapZ gives MDFLLVTGLSGAGLQTAAKVLEDLGWYVADNLPPELISRMVDLSLESDSRLERLAVVIDVRSRLFTGDLGWVLTELESKPVHTRVLYLDASDEVLVRRFEQVRRSHPLSGGGAEGTLSEGIAAERDQLAKVKAAADLVIDTSSLAAHQLRQKIEDAFGDAENRTMQVTVQSFGFKYGLPMDADLVCDVRFLPNPHWIPELRPHTGQSADVRDYVLSQDGAEDYLTTYHHLLDLTIAGYRREGKRYMTIAVGCTGGKHRSVAMSEALARRLGKDSGLNVRVVHRDLGRE, from the coding sequence ATGGACTTCCTTCTCGTCACCGGGCTCTCCGGGGCGGGTCTGCAGACGGCCGCGAAGGTTCTCGAGGACCTCGGGTGGTACGTCGCGGACAACCTGCCCCCGGAACTGATCTCCCGGATGGTCGATCTGAGCCTCGAATCCGACTCCCGGCTCGAGCGGCTCGCCGTCGTCATCGACGTGCGCAGCCGGTTGTTCACCGGCGACCTCGGCTGGGTCCTCACCGAACTGGAGAGCAAACCCGTGCACACGCGGGTGCTGTACCTCGACGCCTCCGACGAGGTCCTGGTCCGGCGGTTCGAACAGGTCCGCCGCAGTCATCCGCTGTCCGGGGGCGGGGCCGAGGGCACCCTGTCCGAGGGCATTGCCGCGGAGCGTGATCAGCTCGCGAAGGTGAAGGCCGCCGCCGACCTGGTGATCGACACGTCCTCCCTCGCCGCACACCAGTTGCGGCAGAAGATCGAGGACGCGTTCGGCGACGCGGAAAACCGCACGATGCAGGTAACAGTCCAGTCGTTCGGTTTCAAGTACGGTCTTCCGATGGACGCCGATCTCGTCTGCGACGTCCGCTTCCTGCCCAACCCGCACTGGATCCCCGAATTGCGTCCGCACACCGGGCAGAGCGCGGACGTGCGGGACTACGTGTTGTCGCAGGACGGTGCCGAGGACTACCTCACCACCTATCACCACCTGCTGGATCTGACGATCGCGGGATATCGTCGGGAGGGGAAGCGCTACATGACCATCGCGGTGGGTTGCACAGGCGGAAAGCATCGGAGTGTCGCGATGTCGGAGGCGTTGGCACGCCGCCTCGGAAAGGATTCCGGGCTGAACGTGCGTGTCGTCCATCGTGATCTGGGGCGCGAATGA
- the uvrC gene encoding excinuclease ABC subunit UvrC, whose amino-acid sequence MPDPSTYRPATGTIPVDPGVYKFRDPHGRVIYVGKAKSLRSRLNSYFADVSTLHPRTRQMVTTAGSVEWTVVSTEVEALQLEYNWIKEFDPRFNVRYRDDKTYPVLAVTLNEEYPRLFVYRGPRRKGVRYFGPYSHAWAIRETLDLLLRVFPARTCSAGVFKRHNQIGRPCLLGYIDKCSAPCVGRVSAAEHRQIVEDFCDFLSGRTDRLVRELEARMQKASEELDFELAARLRDDVGALRRALEKQAVVLGDGTDADLVAFATDELEAAVQVFHVRGGRVRGQRGWVVEKAGDVIDWATVDSEAGSDLPLLVEQFLTQFYGEQAALSGATDQEAGTSGVPREVLVPVLPPDPEQVQEWLSGLRGSAVRLRVPKRGDKKALAETVQRNAMEALQQHKLRRAGDFTSRSAALQGIQEALDLDSAPLRIECVDISHVQGTDVVASLVVFEDGLPRKSDYRHYAIKEAAGDGRSDDVASIAEVTRRRFLRHNRDVGVLRAEAAGADAEPGPGGDGGDLAPEAAIDPQTGRPRRFAYPPNLFVVDGGAPQVAAASAVLDELGITDVAVIGLAKRLEEVWVPGEEDPVILPRTSESLYLLQRVRDEAHRFAITFHRSKRSRRMTASALDSVRGLGDTRRKALVTHFGSVAKLKQASVEEITAVPGIGTATAKAVLTALGAEEPSAGVAAVGDDEPDRNGPAEHDPAAQSASQRTGVE is encoded by the coding sequence GTGCCCGATCCTTCGACATATCGCCCCGCGACCGGAACCATTCCGGTCGACCCGGGGGTGTACAAGTTCCGCGATCCGCACGGCCGGGTCATCTACGTCGGGAAGGCGAAGAGCCTCCGTTCACGGCTGAATTCCTATTTCGCCGACGTCTCGACGCTGCACCCCCGTACCCGCCAGATGGTGACCACGGCCGGCAGCGTCGAGTGGACCGTGGTCAGCACCGAGGTCGAGGCGCTCCAGCTCGAGTACAACTGGATCAAGGAATTCGATCCGCGCTTCAACGTCCGCTACCGCGACGACAAGACGTACCCGGTTCTCGCCGTCACCCTGAACGAGGAATATCCCCGGCTGTTCGTCTACCGCGGACCCCGGCGCAAGGGGGTCCGCTACTTCGGCCCCTACTCGCACGCATGGGCCATCCGCGAGACCCTCGACCTGCTGCTGCGGGTGTTCCCGGCCCGCACCTGCTCGGCCGGGGTGTTCAAGCGGCACAACCAGATCGGCCGTCCCTGCCTGCTCGGCTACATCGACAAGTGTTCCGCGCCGTGCGTCGGACGGGTGTCGGCGGCGGAGCACCGCCAGATCGTCGAGGACTTCTGCGACTTCCTGTCCGGACGCACCGACAGGCTCGTCCGGGAACTTGAGGCCCGCATGCAGAAGGCGTCCGAGGAACTGGACTTCGAACTGGCGGCGCGCCTGCGCGACGACGTGGGAGCCCTGCGGCGGGCGCTCGAGAAGCAGGCCGTCGTCCTCGGCGACGGCACCGACGCCGACCTCGTCGCGTTCGCGACCGACGAACTGGAGGCCGCGGTCCAGGTGTTCCACGTCCGCGGTGGCCGCGTGCGCGGACAGCGCGGCTGGGTGGTCGAGAAGGCCGGCGACGTCATCGACTGGGCCACCGTCGATTCCGAGGCCGGATCGGACCTTCCGCTGCTCGTCGAGCAATTCCTCACCCAGTTCTACGGTGAGCAGGCGGCGCTGTCGGGTGCGACGGACCAGGAGGCCGGCACCAGCGGTGTGCCGCGGGAGGTGCTGGTGCCCGTGCTGCCGCCGGACCCCGAGCAGGTGCAGGAATGGCTCAGCGGCCTCCGCGGATCCGCGGTCCGCCTGCGGGTGCCGAAGCGCGGCGACAAGAAGGCCCTCGCCGAGACCGTGCAGCGCAACGCGATGGAGGCGCTGCAACAGCACAAGCTGCGCCGCGCCGGCGACTTCACGTCGCGGTCGGCGGCCCTGCAGGGCATTCAGGAGGCCCTCGATCTGGATTCGGCGCCGCTGCGGATCGAGTGCGTCGACATCAGCCACGTGCAGGGCACCGATGTGGTGGCCTCGCTCGTCGTCTTCGAGGACGGTCTGCCCCGCAAGTCCGACTACCGGCACTACGCGATCAAGGAGGCCGCCGGTGACGGCCGGTCCGACGACGTCGCCAGCATCGCCGAGGTCACCCGGCGGCGGTTCCTCCGGCACAACCGCGACGTCGGGGTGCTGCGCGCGGAGGCCGCCGGAGCGGACGCCGAGCCGGGGCCGGGCGGCGACGGCGGAGACCTCGCCCCGGAGGCTGCGATCGATCCGCAGACCGGCCGGCCGCGACGGTTCGCGTACCCGCCGAACCTGTTCGTCGTCGACGGCGGTGCCCCGCAGGTCGCGGCGGCCTCGGCGGTCCTCGACGAACTGGGCATCACCGACGTCGCCGTGATCGGGCTGGCCAAACGGCTCGAGGAGGTGTGGGTGCCGGGGGAGGAGGACCCGGTGATCCTCCCGCGCACCAGCGAGTCGCTGTACCTGCTGCAGCGGGTGCGTGACGAGGCCCACCGCTTCGCGATCACGTTCCACCGCAGCAAACGCTCCCGCCGGATGACGGCGTCCGCGCTCGATTCGGTGCGCGGACTCGGCGATACCCGGCGCAAGGCCCTGGTGACGCATTTCGGGTCCGTCGCGAAACTCAAACAGGCTTCCGTCGAGGAGATCACCGCGGTGCCGGGCATCGGAACGGCCACGGCGAAGGCGGTACTCACCGCCCTCGGCGCGGAGGAACCGTCTGCGGGGGTCGCGGCGGTGGGGGATGATGAACCCGATCGGAACGGACCGGCCGAGCACGACCCGGCAGCACAGAGCGCTTCACAACGGACAGGTGTCGAGTGA
- a CDS encoding PH domain-containing protein, translating into MTTPESEWTLVATPRKSRRYAIGVAIFLVVVHVTFAILLRGDSTGVYFRLADQLAFAGIGCLLAAAVLLLTRPRLRVGPRGIAVRNVLGERIVDWDLYEGLSFPDGAAWARIELPDDEYLAAMAIQSNDREYAVAAVERFRALASEYARS; encoded by the coding sequence ATGACCACCCCCGAATCCGAGTGGACGCTCGTCGCGACACCCCGCAAGTCGCGTCGCTACGCGATCGGGGTGGCCATCTTCCTCGTCGTCGTGCACGTGACGTTTGCCATCCTGCTGCGCGGTGATTCGACGGGCGTGTACTTCCGTCTCGCCGACCAGCTGGCGTTCGCCGGCATCGGGTGCCTCCTCGCGGCGGCCGTGCTGCTGCTGACCCGGCCGCGGCTGCGCGTCGGGCCTCGCGGCATCGCCGTGCGCAACGTGCTCGGGGAACGCATCGTCGACTGGGACCTCTACGAGGGGTTGTCCTTCCCGGACGGTGCCGCGTGGGCGCGGATCGAGCTGCCCGACGACGAGTACCTGGCCGCGATGGCCATCCAGTCGAACGATCGCGAGTACGCCGTCGCGGCGGTCGAGCGGTTCCGTGCACTCGCGTCGGAGTACGCGCGGTCCTGA
- the ribH gene encoding 6,7-dimethyl-8-ribityllumazine synthase, with translation MSGEGLPDLQLGEAGDLRLAIVAGSWHPKISEALIAGAQRVADEADVKNVTLVRVAGAIELPVVAQALARTHDAVVALGVVIRGGTPHFEYVCDAVTAGLTRVSLDESTPVGNGVLTTDTEQQAIDRSGLPGSAEDKGGQACAAALDTAVTLARLRRAEESFA, from the coding sequence GTGAGCGGTGAGGGACTGCCCGACCTGCAGCTCGGTGAGGCGGGCGACCTCAGGCTCGCCATCGTCGCCGGCAGCTGGCACCCGAAGATCTCCGAGGCGCTGATCGCCGGCGCGCAGCGGGTTGCGGACGAGGCGGACGTGAAGAACGTCACGCTGGTCCGGGTCGCCGGTGCCATCGAGCTTCCGGTGGTGGCGCAGGCGCTGGCCCGCACCCACGACGCCGTCGTCGCGCTCGGTGTCGTGATCCGCGGCGGGACGCCGCACTTCGAGTACGTCTGCGACGCCGTCACGGCCGGTCTGACGCGGGTGTCGCTCGACGAGAGCACCCCGGTCGGGAACGGCGTGCTCACCACGGACACCGAGCAGCAGGCGATCGACCGCAGCGGCCTGCCCGGCTCCGCCGAGGACAAGGGCGGTCAGGCGTGCGCGGCCGCGCTCGACACCGCTGTCACACTGGCGCGACTGCGCCGCGCCGAGGAGTCCTTCGCATGA
- a CDS encoding bifunctional 3,4-dihydroxy-2-butanone-4-phosphate synthase/GTP cyclohydrolase II, producing the protein MTRFDSIERAVADIAAGKAVVVVDDEDRENEGDLIFAAEKATPELVAFMVRYTSGYLCVPLDGADCDRLGLPPMYATNQDKHGTAYTVTVDAREGIGTGISASDRAATMRLLADPSSGAQDFTRPGHVVPLRAKEGGVLRRPGHTEAAVDLARMADLRPAGVICEIVSQKDEGHMAQTDELRVFADDHNLALISIADLIAWRRKHEKHVERVASARIPTRHGEFTAVGYRSIYDDVEHVALVRGDLPGPDGDGSDVLVRVHSECLTGDVFGSLRCDCGPQLDAALDMVAQEGRGVVLYMRGHEGRGIGLMHKLQAYQLQDAGSDTVDANLELGLPADARDYGIGAQILVDLGISSMRLLTNNPAKRVGLDGYGLQITERVSMPLRANAENLTYLRTKRDRMGHDLIGLDDFEAGEML; encoded by the coding sequence GTGACCAGGTTCGACAGTATCGAGCGCGCCGTTGCGGATATCGCCGCAGGCAAGGCTGTCGTCGTCGTCGACGACGAAGACCGCGAGAACGAGGGTGACCTCATCTTCGCCGCGGAGAAGGCCACCCCGGAGTTGGTGGCCTTCATGGTTCGATACACGTCCGGCTATCTCTGTGTGCCGCTCGACGGGGCCGACTGCGACCGCCTCGGCCTGCCCCCGATGTACGCCACCAATCAGGACAAGCACGGCACCGCGTACACCGTGACCGTCGACGCCCGTGAGGGCATCGGCACCGGGATCTCCGCATCCGACCGCGCCGCGACCATGCGGTTGCTGGCCGATCCGTCCAGCGGCGCCCAGGACTTCACCCGCCCCGGTCACGTGGTGCCGTTGCGCGCGAAGGAGGGCGGCGTGCTGCGCCGCCCCGGCCACACCGAGGCCGCGGTGGACCTGGCCCGGATGGCCGATCTGCGGCCGGCCGGCGTGATCTGCGAGATCGTCAGCCAGAAGGACGAGGGCCACATGGCCCAGACCGACGAGCTGCGGGTCTTCGCCGACGACCACAACCTCGCGCTGATCTCGATCGCCGACCTCATCGCGTGGCGCCGCAAGCACGAGAAGCACGTGGAGCGGGTCGCGTCCGCGCGCATCCCCACCCGGCACGGCGAGTTCACGGCGGTCGGGTACCGGAGCATCTACGACGACGTGGAACACGTGGCGCTGGTGCGCGGTGATCTGCCGGGACCGGACGGCGACGGCAGCGACGTGCTGGTGCGGGTGCACTCCGAATGCCTGACCGGCGACGTCTTCGGTTCGCTGCGCTGCGACTGCGGTCCGCAGCTCGACGCGGCCCTGGACATGGTCGCGCAGGAGGGCCGCGGGGTGGTCCTCTACATGCGCGGGCACGAGGGCCGCGGCATCGGGCTGATGCACAAGCTGCAGGCCTACCAGTTGCAGGACGCGGGTTCGGATACCGTCGACGCCAACCTCGAACTCGGTCTGCCCGCCGACGCCCGCGACTACGGCATCGGCGCGCAGATCCTGGTGGATCTGGGCATCTCGTCGATGCGTCTGCTCACCAACAATCCGGCCAAGCGGGTCGGCCTGGACGGCTACGGGCTGCAGATCACCGAGCGGGTGTCGATGCCGCTGCGCGCGAACGCCGAGAACCTGACTTACCTGCGCACGAAGCGGGACCGTATGGGCCACGACCTGATCGGGCTCGACGACTTCGAAGCGGGAGAGATGCTGTGA